The genome window ATCGTTCCAATTCTTGTTTCCAGGGCTGTTCGTAACTTGGGAATCCTGGTTCTGGTGCTGCAATATCAGCAGGAAAGAAGGAGAATAGCGGCTGTGCTTAgggtttcaactttaggtttaaATAAGTTTAgaaatttttaacatttaacccctctatcttttACTACTTTACATTTAGTATGTAAAACTTTAAATTTTTACATATAAAGTGTATAACTAGTTGttttattttaacatttaaccccctctatcttcACTAGTTTACATTTGGTCTTCAAACTTATAAGTTTGTAcacaaaaaatataaaatgaacaTTATAAATGGTACACCGTACCGGAATAGCGTACCGGATCGTACCGAAATGAACCTACCCCTGTCCGTACCGAATTCGTGCCATCTAGCGAATCGCGAACCCGAACCGCGTACCCGAACCGGAGCGAACCACGAATTAGGTGACTATGGTTTGAACATGGATCTCTCATCGGTGAACACCCACCGCTCCCATTCCCCGATTAGGCTCCCcgagttgatggcggcggtgttcccgctcggggactCACCTCACCGCAACCCTCCTCGCAAAGCGCCCCGGACACCCTAAACACCGATCGATATCCGTGCAGTGCCAGCTCGGTTCGTCACCATACCACTATTTCGAATACAACCACATAATTAATTTTTATGAAATACACTAACATACGAAAGTtattgagtaaattgccattttagtccctgagttttgtccaaatttgccattttagtccaaatagttttttttgccTCTAGGTCCCcaacttttcccttttgttgccattttgatcacatacactaactccatccaaaaactccatctttaaccaggggtattttggggattttcattttaaatgttttcaattgccattttgatccaattccaaaaaatcaaaaaaattccaaaaaatcaaaaaaaatccaaaaaataataaaaattctaaaaaattctaaagaattctaaaaaaatccaaaagatccgtttcggcgcgaaccgtttcgaacccgaatcgtttcgagctgaaccgtttcgacgcgaaccgtttcgacccgtaccgtttcgacccgaaccgtttcgagctgaaccgtttcgacccgtaccgtttctaCCCGGAcagtttcgagccgaaccgtttcgacgcgaaccgtttcgagcagaaccgtttcgaaccgaaccgtttctagctgaaccgtttcgaaccgaaccgtttcgacgctaaccgtttcgacccgaaccgtttcgagctgaatcgtttcgacgcgaaccgtttcgaaccgtaccgtttcgatgcgaaccgaaccgtttcgacccgaaccgtcgaaacagttcagctcgaaacggttcagctcgaaacggttcggttcgataaggcacggttcggttcgaaacggtacggcttgaaatggttcggcttcgaaacggtacgggttgaaacggttcggcttgaaagggttcggcttcgaaacggtacgggtcgaaacggttcgcgtcgaaacggttcagctcgaaacggttcagctcgaaacggttcgggttcgaaacggttcgcgccgaaacggattttttagaattttttagaattttttggaatttttattattttttagaattttttggaatttttattatttttttgaatttttttgattttttggaattggatcaaaatggcaattgaaaacatttaaaatgaaaatcaccaaaatacccctggttaaagatggagtttttggatggagttagtgtatgtgatcaaaatggcaacaaaagggaaaagtcagggacccagaggcaaaaaaaaactatttggactaaaatggcaaatttggacaaaattcagggactaaaatggcaatttactcaaagttattaaagaaaaataaaactaagaGATTAAAGGTGTATATTATTTATTGTTTGGGAAGAAATTTGAAattaaaaaagacaaaaataacaTAAAACAAACAATAAAGTTCCTGTCCATCCAAACTTATTAGCAAATAACAATAAAGTTCCTGTCCATCCAAACTTATTGGCGGTTGACTTCTATATCAAAACACTCAGCAGATCAGATCTACACGACCACCCTATTCCCTCTTTTGCAACTCGATTTTAAGGTCTGGTAAGTAGTAACGCTAACTTAAGTTTTAAAGGCTAAATATGATTTCATTTGTTAAGATCATATCGTTGCTAATTCCAATTCCATGCATTTGTTATTTTAAGTTTTAAAGCCTGTTTTCTGATTTTTCAGCTGCTACTTTTATTCTGGTCTGACTCATAATCGCAAAGGAAATggaaaaaggcgatttggagcttCGAGAAGTATCATCGATGTACATGGCACCTGGTAAATTGTTAACTGATTTTGTTGTTTCCAATATAGTTAACAAATCTGTAGCTTATTCTCTTTAGTAGTTAGTTATTGTAAACTTAGACTATACGGTGTGGGAGAGCATGAAGAGAGGGCATTAAACGCTATGTGGCAGCTATGTCAACAAAGTGACATGGTAAAAACAATCACGTGATGGTGTTGGGCATATAACATGGAAAACTGTAAATTTTAACCAGATATGCAAATCAAACAACTCCCACTTACACGATTTGCAATAACTTGATCAAaactttaaaataaaaatactagAAATATAAACTACCTATGCCTATATTAAAATAtgctattttatttatttaattaacttTTTTAAGCGTTGAGTACATATCATGCTTAATTATGTATATGCGTGATTATAAATATGTTAGATTATTATCATATAAGTTGCGTAACTATTATTGTTACAAGTTATGTGATTATCTATGTGCGTAGTTATAAATATGGCTTGCGTAATTATCAGTGTGGGTCGCGTAATACACATATTCAATTGTGTAATAagattattatattattatatttattaactGTGTTACACCTTATAATAAGATTATATTTTATATTTCCTCAACCCAGTATGATAAGATTTGTGAATTATGAATGTATAAGATTATAATATTATTAGATTCTTTAACCGTGTGATAAAGATTATATAAAAGTTTATGATGCATATTTTTTCAATATTCAACAAGTATAATACACGGGTTTATAACAcctataaattaaaataatagcaatctgtttttttttttttaatttaacccgtgtaatacacaggatTGTAAACTAGTATAAATATAAACAAATTAACCAATTAAAATTTTTGTACTCCCTAGAATATCTTCAAGTGGTGATGCCTTTGATGGTATTTTACAAACTAGTTCAGCACCTAATATAATTTATTAGAATCATCTTCTTTGGTGGTATTTTGTCTTAGTTGGTGTATGTAATTGGGTGGGCTAACTAATCATTGGTCTTTTGATaaatgaataaaattttgttggccgttcaagaAAAAAAGAATCATCTTCTTTGGGATCAGAGGCCAAGAATTCTACAATATAACCTTAATCAAAGAAACCTTTTAGATGACCTTGTTTATCATGTGATCACGATTTTTCATGAACAGTGATGGGTATTATTAATAAGGCAAGACGTCAAATTATGCCAACTTGGTTAGATCAATATGGTCATCGATTAGAGTTTAGTTTAAAGTAATGTGATGTTCTGACTAATGGTGTGGTTGTTTATTTCCATTTCAATCAGGTAATCAAATGAGAATGTACAATATAGCTAGCTCTTCATAATCTTCAACAATACTAACATTTTGGTCATTTATTGTACATACTCTCTTACCCTTAATAATTGCAGAGAACAAGGATTTGGAGCTTGGAGAGGTAAACATAATTCAAGGCACCGTGCATAGTCTTCTTGATTGTGTACAAAAGGTAAACATCCAGACgaacatgttttcgccatcgaTTTACATGGCACCTCGCACACTACGGGATCTAAATCCAAGTCTTTTCAACCCGCGGGTGGTCTCTATTGGACCtctacacagagaagatgaaaATGTGCAAGCCTTTGAAGGGCGGAAAGCAAATTATCTGAGTAATCTAATGAGTAGTACTAATTCCCCACCAGAGGAAATATTGAACTCATGTGTGGAGAAGGTGTACGCTTCACTGGAACAAATAAAGGCATGTTATGTTTGGACCAAGACATATGGGGATGCTGAAATTACCAAAATGATGGTTATGGATGCTTGTTTTATACTTGGATTCAGTCGCGAAATGTGGATGGTTTTTAACAAATCATACTTCGGAGATATGTTGCTAATACAAAATGTAATTTATGACTTGGTATTGCTTGAAAATCAGATCCCTTTTTTTGTTCTTGATGCAGTATTTCAGGGCACTGTATTGAAATTTATGCCTGAGGCCTCCCTTGTTGACTATATTGATCCTATTCTACGAAGCCTCCACATCTTTGATGGATATCTAAACACTGACAATATTCCCACAAATACCACTCAACATATTCTTAGCCTTCTACACCAATGTTACGAGCCTCCGACTTCTATTAAACCGGGTTTGTTATACACAAGAATCCAATCAGCTGTAGATCTAGAAAGGGCAGGTGTGCATTTCAAACCTAATGAAAATTCAACATGGATGATGGGGATGGAAGTTAAATTATATAGGTTCCCATGTTTTTTTGGTCCTTGGGGTAAGCCTACTCTTAGAATCCCAAAATTGATAGTTGAAAATTTCAGTGAGTTGGTTTTAAGGAATCTCATTGCATATGAGCAATCATGTCAAACTCATTATCATATAACATCATATGTCTTTACCATGGATATGTTAGTGAATACTCAAGAAGATGTTGCCAGGTTGGTAAACTCGCGCGTCCTTGACAACCGTGTGGGTTCAAATGAAGAAGCTGCTGATATAATCAACAACATATGCAAAGACGTGGCAGGTGTATATTCCTTTTATGAACAAGAGTGGGAAAAATTGAATAAGTATTGCAATAATTACTGGCCAAAAAATATAGCGTGGTTGAGACGTACTTACTTCAGTAATCCATGGAATATCATTGCTCTGCTTGCTGGAATCATCTTGTTTGCTCTAACTGTGCTTCAGACCATCTTTACCATTAACCCCTAGATTTATTGTAAGTTTTATCCTCCTTTCTTTTGTTTTTACTATTACAATTGTCATCTATACAAGGGTGCCTCTATTTCATAGAATTCATTGAAATCAGAATCGGAATTAATTCTCGTAAAAACGTGTTATAAGATTACTTTGACCTCTTTGTTCAACAGAAAAAATTAACTAATTTCCCACCCATGCCACCATCTCAT of Helianthus annuus cultivar XRQ/B chromosome 1, HanXRQr2.0-SUNRISE, whole genome shotgun sequence contains these proteins:
- the LOC110870710 gene encoding putative UPF0481 protein At3g02645, whose product is MEKGDLELREVSSMYMAPENKDLELGEVNIIQGTVHSLLDCVQKVNIQTNMFSPSIYMAPRTLRDLNPSLFNPRVVSIGPLHREDENVQAFEGRKANYLSNLMSSTNSPPEEILNSCVEKVYASLEQIKACYVWTKTYGDAEITKMMVMDACFILGFSREMWMVFNKSYFGDMLLIQNVIYDLVLLENQIPFFVLDAVFQGTVLKFMPEASLVDYIDPILRSLHIFDGYLNTDNIPTNTTQHILSLLHQCYEPPTSIKPGLLYTRIQSAVDLERAGVHFKPNENSTWMMGMEVKLYRFPCFFGPWGKPTLRIPKLIVENFSELVLRNLIAYEQSCQTHYHITSYVFTMDMLVNTQEDVARLVNSRVLDNRVGSNEEAADIINNICKDVAGVYSFYEQEWEKLNKYCNNYWPKNIAWLRRTYFSNPWNIIALLAGIILFALTVLQTIFTINP